In one Neobacillus sp. WH10 genomic region, the following are encoded:
- a CDS encoding M48 family metallopeptidase, whose protein sequence is MVRKMGVYAVLAFCLYGLFFYWYLFYFADVTLPFEYEGSKADPSTFLNGRELSLSEEYSKVRNLLFFLSTPFEWLFYFLILLFGFSKAFKRWAESSSKFKLLQMAIYLIWLSFFSFLATFPLKYISYSLAKTYHISTQTFPSWMKDELIDFWINYGTLLIIVPVLYWLMKKSQKRWWLYGWLLSIPFTIFMMFLQPVVIDPLYNDFYPLKNKELESKILALADKADIPAKHVFEVNMADKTNSLNAYVTGIGTNARIVLWDTTLNRLNDKQILFIMAHEMCHYVEKHIYFGIAGYLLLSLLGLYLTYRLMNWAVGRFGKELKISDVRDIRSLPLFFMILSMLIFTASPLSNLVSRYQETRADKYAIEMTKNPEAAITSFQELTRSGLSQVNPPLLVKIFRYTHPSMLDRISMLEEYEIKHRDK, encoded by the coding sequence ATGGTAAGAAAAATGGGGGTCTATGCGGTTTTGGCCTTTTGTTTATATGGACTGTTTTTTTATTGGTATTTATTTTACTTTGCCGATGTAACATTGCCATTTGAATATGAAGGATCAAAGGCAGACCCATCTACCTTTCTTAACGGAAGAGAGCTAAGTTTAAGCGAGGAGTATTCAAAAGTTAGAAACCTATTGTTTTTCTTATCAACACCGTTTGAATGGCTTTTTTATTTTCTTATTTTGTTATTCGGTTTTTCAAAAGCATTTAAACGCTGGGCTGAAAGTTCTTCAAAGTTTAAACTGCTGCAAATGGCAATTTATTTAATTTGGTTATCCTTTTTTTCCTTTTTAGCAACTTTTCCTTTAAAGTATATTAGTTATTCTTTAGCCAAAACCTATCATATTTCAACACAAACCTTTCCTTCTTGGATGAAGGATGAGTTGATTGATTTTTGGATTAATTACGGGACATTGTTGATTATTGTCCCTGTCTTATACTGGCTGATGAAGAAAAGCCAAAAGCGTTGGTGGCTTTATGGATGGCTGTTATCGATTCCCTTTACGATATTCATGATGTTTCTTCAGCCGGTTGTCATCGACCCCTTATACAATGATTTTTATCCATTAAAAAACAAGGAATTGGAATCAAAGATTCTAGCCTTGGCTGATAAGGCTGATATTCCAGCAAAGCATGTCTTTGAGGTGAATATGGCGGATAAAACCAATTCCTTAAATGCATATGTAACGGGGATTGGCACGAATGCTAGGATTGTCCTTTGGGATACGACGTTAAACAGGCTAAATGATAAACAAATTCTTTTTATTATGGCCCATGAAATGTGTCATTATGTTGAAAAACATATTTATTTCGGAATTGCCGGCTATTTACTTTTATCGTTACTCGGGCTGTATTTGACCTATAGGCTGATGAATTGGGCAGTGGGACGCTTTGGGAAGGAACTTAAAATATCAGATGTAAGAGATATTCGCTCTCTACCGTTATTTTTTATGATTCTATCGATGCTCATATTTACTGCAAGCCCTTTGTCGAACTTAGTTTCACGCTATCAGGAAACACGAGCTGACAAATATGCAATTGAGATGACAAAAAATCCTGAGGCTGCGATTACCTCTTTTCAAGAATTAACCCGCTCTGGATTAAGTCAGGTAAACCCGCCGTTATTGGTTAAAATTTTCCGTTATACCCATCCTTCTATGCTTGATCGTATTTCCATGCTCGAAGAATATGAGATTAAGCATCGAGATAAATAG
- a CDS encoding IDEAL domain-containing protein — MNEKSYTELMKLGAMKRNRMKENFIQDLYIEMLLSEIQLTVEKEKLQRKIDLAIDRRDKKSFLHLSSELKEINKRFGL; from the coding sequence ATGAATGAAAAATCATACACGGAATTAATGAAACTTGGTGCCATGAAACGGAATCGAATGAAAGAGAACTTCATCCAGGACCTTTACATCGAAATGCTCTTGTCAGAAATTCAGCTAACGGTTGAAAAGGAAAAATTACAACGGAAAATTGACTTAGCCATTGACCGCAGGGACAAAAAATCATTTCTCCATTTATCTAGTGAGCTCAAGGAAATCAACAAACGTTTTGGATTGTAA
- a CDS encoding competence protein ComK has product MKGIKIGEYLVNSCTMYIEPVEYANKIYSHIVEVEEEFLSPFKPLQNIKNSCDYFGVDYESRRKGTRLLIEYSRRLPIVIEPINKIYAFCTASPGDPKSIWIFPAHVKEYRRVSARQTLVIFRNNQSRIFPVSYSTFNTQMLRTSYLQTKLMQRVEFNNKKLFYLLHGPKSSTASESIEFYLEDPK; this is encoded by the coding sequence TTGAAAGGTATAAAAATTGGAGAATATTTGGTGAATTCTTGTACGATGTATATTGAACCAGTGGAATATGCCAATAAAATTTATTCCCATATTGTTGAAGTAGAAGAAGAATTTTTATCACCTTTTAAACCATTACAAAATATTAAAAACAGTTGTGATTATTTTGGTGTAGATTATGAAAGCAGAAGGAAGGGGACAAGGCTATTAATTGAATATTCACGAAGACTTCCAATTGTCATAGAACCAATTAACAAAATCTATGCTTTCTGTACTGCGTCACCTGGCGATCCTAAGAGTATTTGGATCTTCCCTGCTCATGTTAAAGAATATCGTCGTGTTTCCGCAAGGCAAACCCTCGTTATTTTTCGAAATAACCAATCTCGTATTTTTCCTGTTTCCTATAGTACGTTTAATACACAAATGTTAAGAACTTCTTATTTACAAACGAAGCTTATGCAAAGAGTTGAATTTAACAATAAAAAGTTATTTTATTTACTGCATGGACCTAAGTCATCAACGGCATCAGAAAGTATTGAATTTTATTTAGAAGATCCAAAATAA
- a CDS encoding LCP family protein gives MRADKHQNKKKKRWTSILLVFLLLIGAVTGYVYFQFKQGVNQSLKKLNKDNKEENVVYTFEGQKDQYGNTNILLLGSDARGKEKSRADTIMIAHYNEDKGTFKLTSIMRDSYVEIPGHGKHKINSAFARGGPELMRQTIKKNFDIDLQYYAIVDFQGFVQLIDEAFPKGVEIDVEKKMSEYIDVTIEPGLQRLDGEHLLGYVRFRHDAIGDFGRVERQQQVIKAIKEQLSGFQTITKLPKLIGVVTPYVNTNIDTSDALFMAKDFLSDKGSIETFRIPVENSFTEPKIKGEGDVLDLDVQKNKEALHQFIIQ, from the coding sequence ATGAGAGCTGATAAACATCAAAATAAGAAAAAGAAGAGATGGACGTCCATTTTACTTGTTTTCTTACTATTAATTGGTGCAGTAACTGGTTATGTATATTTTCAATTTAAACAAGGAGTCAACCAATCATTAAAAAAATTAAATAAGGATAATAAAGAAGAAAATGTTGTCTATACATTTGAAGGGCAGAAGGATCAGTATGGGAATACCAATATCTTATTACTTGGAAGTGATGCCCGAGGAAAAGAAAAGTCCCGTGCAGATACGATTATGATTGCTCATTATAACGAAGATAAAGGAACCTTCAAATTAACTTCAATTATGAGGGATAGTTATGTAGAAATTCCAGGGCATGGAAAACACAAGATTAATTCTGCCTTCGCACGAGGGGGTCCAGAGTTAATGCGGCAAACCATCAAGAAGAATTTTGATATCGACCTACAATATTATGCCATTGTTGATTTTCAGGGATTTGTTCAACTAATTGACGAAGCATTCCCGAAAGGTGTAGAAATTGATGTAGAGAAAAAAATGTCTGAATATATTGATGTAACAATTGAGCCTGGTCTGCAAAGATTGGATGGCGAGCATTTATTAGGTTATGTTCGATTCCGGCATGATGCAATAGGTGATTTTGGAAGGGTAGAACGTCAACAACAAGTTATAAAGGCCATTAAAGAACAATTGAGCGGTTTTCAAACCATAACAAAGCTGCCAAAACTAATTGGCGTTGTAACCCCTTATGTGAATACAAATATAGACACATCGGATGCATTATTTATGGCTAAAGACTTCCTATCAGATAAAGGGAGTATCGAAACATTCCGTATTCCAGTCGAAAATAGCTTTACTGAACCAAAAATAAAAGGTGAAGGAGACGTTTTGGATCTTGATGTCCAAAAAAATAAAGAGGCACTCCATCAATTTATCATACAATAA
- a CDS encoding TVP38/TMEM64 family protein yields MDFESLKAWFTLEHIMSLIQEYRALGPIPGILLIVLEAFLPFLPLFVFVMANANAFGLWLGFLYSWLGACMGALLVFSLLRKYGQKRLLSFLPRHPKVRKLMDWVDRHGFGPLFLILCFPFTPSAIVNVVAGLSKIRFAQYMLAVCIGKMVMIFTISFIGYDLRSLITKPFRTVIVLLVIFILWYVGKRIEIRMNKRTETDHNGEMEKNKEKEKWRGFNEN; encoded by the coding sequence ATGGACTTCGAATCACTAAAAGCTTGGTTTACACTTGAACATATTATGAGCCTCATACAAGAATATCGGGCGCTTGGACCGATACCGGGCATATTGTTGATCGTCCTTGAAGCATTTTTGCCGTTTCTCCCGTTGTTTGTATTTGTAATGGCAAATGCCAATGCCTTTGGCCTTTGGTTAGGATTTTTATATTCTTGGCTTGGTGCTTGTATGGGGGCACTTCTTGTTTTTTCTTTACTCAGGAAGTATGGGCAAAAAAGGTTATTATCTTTTTTACCTAGACACCCGAAGGTCCGTAAGTTGATGGACTGGGTGGACCGTCATGGGTTTGGCCCCCTATTTTTAATATTATGTTTTCCATTTACCCCATCTGCGATTGTAAACGTTGTTGCTGGTCTTTCAAAAATACGCTTTGCTCAATACATGCTGGCAGTGTGCATTGGAAAAATGGTGATGATTTTTACGATAAGCTTTATCGGCTATGATCTCCGTTCATTAATAACAAAGCCCTTTCGGACGGTCATCGTTTTGCTTGTTATTTTTATTCTTTGGTATGTAGGAAAAAGAATTGAAATTAGGATGAATAAGAGAACGGAAACTGACCATAATGGAGAAATGGAGAAAAATAAAGAGAAGGAGAAATGGAGGGGATTCAATGAAAATTGA
- the lepB gene encoding signal peptidase I: MKIEWKQEGMDWVKAFGIGIIIFAFIRTFFFSNYIVEGESMMPTLQDGNKLVVNKLGYQIGELNRFDVIVFHANAKEDFVKRIIGLPGDKIEYRDDQLYINGHKFKEPFLNPYKQKAPGMKLTGDFSLKEITGENAVPEGKLFVLGDNRLGSWDSRQFGFISSSQVVGKVDLRYWPLNELDVHF; encoded by the coding sequence ATGAAAATTGAATGGAAACAGGAAGGCATGGATTGGGTTAAGGCATTTGGTATCGGAATCATAATTTTTGCTTTTATTCGCACATTTTTCTTTTCTAATTATATTGTAGAAGGCGAATCGATGATGCCTACGCTTCAAGACGGTAACAAGCTGGTTGTCAACAAGCTTGGCTATCAGATTGGTGAATTAAACCGTTTTGACGTCATTGTCTTTCATGCCAATGCCAAGGAGGACTTTGTTAAACGGATTATCGGGCTTCCAGGTGATAAGATTGAATATCGGGATGATCAGTTATATATTAACGGTCACAAGTTTAAGGAACCGTTTTTAAATCCTTATAAGCAGAAGGCACCTGGTATGAAGCTGACTGGAGATTTTAGTTTGAAGGAAATTACCGGTGAAAATGCAGTTCCAGAAGGAAAATTATTTGTTCTTGGTGATAATCGTTTAGGAAGTTGGGACAGCCGACAATTTGGTTTTATCTCTTCCAGTCAAGTTGTAGGAAAAGTTGATTTACGCTATTGGCCATTGAATGAATTGGACGTCCATTTTTAA